In Ptiloglossa arizonensis isolate GNS036 chromosome 6, iyPtiAriz1_principal, whole genome shotgun sequence, the DNA window TGAAAGCGAATGAGAGGTGACGGGGACAACTTTATGATAACCTGACAGAGAATATTGTATATCAGTTTGCATAtcgtacaattaaaattatcaTGATATACGATCGATGATTAAATTTATGCATTTAAACTTCGGTGTTTCGCGAAAGAGAAGCATTTCTATGGCCAACTAATACTTTTATAATTCTGATAAGTTAGTGTAACTTATTTTGTATAGTATTTAACTCATTTTATTTACCAAATGGATCAGTTTTGTAAGAAGACTTTGCAATCTTCTTCTTTGTGTTGATCGTAATTGAAAGAATTTTTTGTATTATCATAAATTGCACGACAAAAGTACAGCAAATAGTTGTTGGGCGCGAACCATCTGATTTATTGATCAATCATAATACACTCGAAATCATTTGAGCAAAAGATGTATGTATACAAAAAGAAGAATACTTTTTATTGTAAGTATCATTATTAAAGGCAGTGGGTATAGCTGTacaagaaatataattattattttattatcataTTATTATAGCTATTATTATCATAATCAGTATGGATAGTCTATAAGTCATTTTCATTGTTACTTACATAAATATTGGAGAAAAAAGCTAAAATAAAACatacatttaatataaaaaaatttttattaattaaccaattataaatattatttgtttgtattatacattcacatatttttaatttgtataattacTAATCGTGGAATGTTGTTAACGACTAAAATATActtacatattttaaacaaattaccTATTAACTGTTAATATATCCAGGGGAAACTAATCAATGTTTCAACTCTGTAATTTGTATACTTGTTTAGGTATAATTCGACTATCGGGTAAGAATGCTATACTACACTTTTCTCATATAGTGAtacgttaaattttaattttatcgataaaatcatTTACAAGATTTCGTATTTTCCGTTGTAACAATTCTCGCGTGTTCAActgaaaatttttgtaaattagatTCTAATGTCATATTTCGCTGAAATTATTGTAACTAATAATCGATATTAATTGTCAATTATAAGAATATACGATTACGAAAGAACAGCAAAACATCGCTCGTTAAATTTTGcactgtatttttctttctccgatttatggtatttctcgattccctgaagatatatatatacacgcatacatacatattatgtatgtacgtacgtacatatatatatatatatatatgcatgtatgtatatatgtatatatttccgatTTCCACCAACTCTAATGCTGCGAGAGAGAAAATAATGGCAGGTCGCCGGGAGCGATTCGAAGTTAAAACCCCGATGGATTCGGGCATTTTCGCCGGCGCGGCTGCGAGGAGGgccgggagagagaaaaaatagtTAAGAGGCTGGCACAGTAGAGGGCGGACGGATGGGGTGGGGGCGCCGACTTGAGGGACAGGTGTCAACGGCACACACATAGAGCGGGGGATCTTTTTCGGAGATTCTCGGCTTCGTGAAAATCCTGACCAGGCGAGCACGGGCTGCTAAGTACTAAATGGTAAGCTGATTCTGTGGTGAATTTTAGGAGTTAGTAAACCGACGGTCGTGATGTTCCATGTTCAGTACGGCCATTTTCTGCTGAATTTTGTGCGAATTCGGCCCCCGCGTATCGACTATGTGCCGAGAGGGGAAAGTCTCGGTCTCTCCCCTCGCACTTCATTCCACTGCGCGCACACTACCCATCCCTCTGACCAGACAATCCCCCCTGCATCCTCCTCTCCCCGTTCTCCTTCATTCTTCCCGTCCTCTGATTCCCGTACTCCGCGCCACCGTCCCTTTACGACCACCCTTCCCCCGCATCGCAACGGTCTTGGTCGCGTACAATGTTCGTTTTTTAACGTCTCTTAACGTCTTTTTCCCGTGTTGTACCTCTTTGTATAGCCATATAAACTGTTCGTGATTCTCGTTATACGAAGGTGGATAGTCGTTCAGTGTTTCCTGTAAAGACTTGCGTTTTGCAACAGTCAAGCGCTTTAAAAAGGGAAAAGCGACTGTTTCCCGTGTGTACCTTCATCGTGACAGACGGCTGACGCAGCGGCAGCAGTGGCGGCGTGGTGTTCGTGCTTCTCGTGCTTCTCTTGTGCTGCAAAAATCTGCCCCTACGCTCGCTCTCACCTCTCGGAGACCCCCCTCCGAGGAAAGGATTCGATTCCACGGCGAAGAAACATGGGGAGAGGGACGTCGCTGTGAGTAAATACTCGGGCGTCGTTCGAGCAAGACGCGTCAGATATCTTCGCGCGGCGTGTCGTGTATATGCGAACATCTTCGTTGTTATCGCCGATGTCACCGGGAATGTACCTCCGCATCCTCGTTCTCTACCTTCGGACAATGGCACGATCTCTGTCTAAGCGGTAGCAATGCACTTCTCAAGCACATGTCACCGACTGACATCTACAATTTGTTCAACGTTTATTAGTGTATTAGTAATAACAGATCGTGCTTGCAAGTTGCCGACAAAATGTTGAAGGATGTTGGTTGACAGACGAACTACCACTTCCGGGACTATCCTGTAAACTTGCAGTGGATAAAGTGTTGTCGCGTGTAATTATTTCGACTCTGATTTTCTTCGACTTTTCAGGTATTTGATTGACGGTTTGCAATGAATTTCCCGCCGTTCGGAGGCCACTTTCCCGGTACTATTCCGAGTATCCACCAGTTCGCAACCGACGGCTCCGGTGGTGCGGGTGGGCGCTACGCTAATCATTTTCCCAACCAGCCTCCAATTGGAGTGCCGGTTATGGGAAAGTACCGTCCTGAAAGCAACGGCGTGCAATCTGCGCAGTCACAAGTAATGATGAACAATAAAGCGAGCTACCCCAACAGCAATGTTCATCATTACCCTAATGTGCCATATTCTCAAGCTCAACCGGTTCAACAGCGGCCCTCAAATTCGCCTGGAATGCAAGAAAAGCGTTCATATCATCAGGTAAGTGCCTTATCTTCGGTAATAGTACAACATTTCACATGTACATGGACCTTATAGTAATTGAAACTTTTCAGCAAGCAACCGAAACCATAAATCAACAAGATGTTTGCAATCTCCTACAggataaagataaaaataaggACAAGAAAGGTGACGAACAACAACGCAATGGAGAAAGCACAACTAACGGAGGTCAACAAGATTATACAATGCATCAACACCATCAGCAGCATGCTCATACTCAAACACCCGCAACTATGCCCGCTACATGGCAATCTTTAGCTACTCCTGGATCCACAGTAGCAGATTACCTCAGTCATTTACCAGCTAGTACTTTGCCACTAAGTTTGCatcatttcttaaaatattcagCAGAAAGTATCAAAAAGGAATCGGAAATGGCACAAACCACTTCTGTAGCTGTAGCAACTACAACAACGCCTAATATAATGATGTCCccaaataataagaagaagaaaaagaagaaggctCCTAAGGAGAAGAAACCGCGTCCAAAACCTGGTGAAATCCGTTTAACTACAGCATTAGATGGTTCTACTTTGTATTGCTGTCCAGAGTGTCATATGGCATACCCTGAACGTGAATTATTGGAACAACATTTACTAGGACACACTTTGGAACGAAGATTTGTTTGCGATATTTGTGGTGCAGGTCTAAAACGAAAAGATCATCTTACACGTCACAAGCAGAGTCATAATCCAGAACGGCCATATGTTTGTACTGTTTGCCTGAAAGCCTTCAAAAGGAAAGAACAATTAACACTACATTTTGTTATACATTCTGGTGAGAAACGACACGTATGCACAGAGTGCGGAAAGGGATTCTATCGTAAAGATCATTTGAGAAAACACACTAGAAGTCACATTGCAAGGAGAGTGAAAGCTGAGCTCAGTCAGAATGctggtaattatttattataaataattttgtattattcatCTTTGTATAATTATGGGACtgagaattaaattttgttacgaaAGTAATGTGATATTTCTATTTGCTAGGTACACAGCAGAATCAGCAACAAAACAATGTCTCGAATATGCAAACCACAGCTGTTACAGCATCATCTGTTCTTTCTGGTGGACATCCAGGTCCTCTCCTGTCCTGAGCCCCGCCACCAGGGAACTTTCAAGTTCCCCATCCGAATAATATACTTCATACACATACTTCTCATCATTCGCTGCATCACCATCATTTGACAGCTGTTAATGTGGCACATCAATCAAGTGTCACACCACTCGCTACGTCCAGTCATTATCAAACGCACGAACTCAGTTTTTTGGGTCATGTTAAAGATTTCTGAGATCAGGGGAAGACCTCGGTTAAGAGGTAACACTAAAAAATTATATGAGCACTATTAGCAGTGAGTTCTCGATTGCTTTTTATAATTTGGGCTTTAGTGAATTTTCTACAAGCATGATAATTATCCATGATGCCGCTGGCTCTCTATGTCCTAGTACAATAGTGCAAAAGCTGTGACGTTTACATAAGTTTTTCGACTATATGCACAGTTTTATTACCTGTATTTCGGGTATTGTTTTGATATATGTACATGTAGATCTTATCTCCAAAAGTGTGCCATATATCTATGTACAtgatcaaaaatagaaaaagaaagacaTAGAGAGTGTTTCCATGCACACACGAAAGGAAACCATAATTTTGTGTAGAGAGCATTAGAATAGAGCCTGATATAAGAGTCTTGCCATACTGTATGTATGATAAACAAAACATATTTTTATGAAGGCTTGGTGTTAAACAGAAAGAAGTTAACTAAGCTATTGAAATCTATTAACAGAGGAAAGAAATATCATGGAAAATTACTTTTTTGATTGCATTAAAATTAATCATTAAACTTCGTTCAGGTTTCtataagtttatttttttttattgtttactTAAAAACCGTCATATACAAataacatttataaaatttatgaaatatgtGAAAGGAGACCTGTACATAAGGATGCGAACGAGTCATCCCACCGATTAATATGTAACGTCTTTCAATTTTACTTAGTTGAAcatgtttttaaaatattaataatgcggtttcttaaaagaaaaaaaaacaaatccatTTGCGATTTACCTTTGGGCTATTATGAAATTTTAACTTCAAATCGAATTATTTAATGTTTCAGCAAAACATTGCAAAGCAGTAGCTGAAAATGTGGCAATATTTTAgttgataaaagaaaaagttattTCGCTTTCTTCAACTTCGTTTCATTTATACTATAGAAAGTTgacagtattttatattttacgataTAGTTCCAAATTTTTGCTTGTAtgtatacattatatatataagtgcgtatatatatatttatatacccatatatatatatatttttacgatttcacgaaaatcgtacaaaatcctTTACAACGTAAGATCAATACGAATCTACGTCGTTTTTATATCGTTTTTACAttgtttttttatacatatttttcgtTAAATCTTTTTAACCTTCGTTGAGCATTGATTACGTTAATAAGGTTTTTCGTTAGAGCGTAAAACGTACTTTTGACCTTTTTTCTTGTTTATTTTGTTCtattatacgtacatacatatacggTAACGTTCGAGCAATCGCCACTAAATATTAGTTTGTATTCTTTGTATTAATCCGTACTGTAAAAGTTATCCTCGCGGACTGTGATCGTTTCGGACAAATGACACTTGTGCCGATTGTCTAACTTGTTTgactctattttttcccttactttttttttttaaccatatACTTGTTCGTTTAGTATTATTCGTCGTGCCATTTTTTCGAACTCCTTTCGCCGATACCGTTTCTTGCCATAAGCGACATAAATATTCAACTTACTATGATCGTCGACgccatttttattatttgtcgTACGCAACAACAACGTTGATTATATGTTCAcgtgatataaaataaaaaaataaagaaagcaaaacgtataaacgtagataGGAATGTGATGCGCTAATACTAGAAAGagagcggagaaagaaaagaaaaggagaaatggaATCCTTCATATTCGTTGGGAGAACGACGCGTTACAGAGATCCATCGCTATTTATTACACAAATAGATGAAGtattttgtaaagaaaaaaataacttaGGGAATATATACAAATCTATcgtcgatatatttttaattacctcTTAAACCGTGAATGTTtatatacacgtgtattttcattttatttgtatGAAACTTGTACCTTCAGTTGTTTGCCCAACCCTTTAAATCAGTTTCAAGCTAGTCTTCTTCCAATCGATCCTTATTAATTCTTCCGCATCATGTTTCTAGCGTCATACGTTCTAGCAAGTAATATGAAAAATTCAGGATTCGCCAGACCTCAAGTATAAGGATGTACtaaaaacatatatatatatacataaaaatatatatataaaagaatgagctgtattattataaaaatactccACCGCCATGTACTTGTAACCGTA includes these proteins:
- the LOC143148770 gene encoding uncharacterized protein LOC143148770, encoding MFAYTRHAARRYLTRLARTTPEYLLTATSLSPCFFAVESNPFLGGGSPRGESERRGRFLQHKRSTRSTNTTPPLLPLRQPSVTMKETLNDYPPSYNENHEQFIWLYKEVQHGKKTLRDVKKRTLYATKTVAMRGKGGRKGTVARSTGIRGREE